Within Hoplias malabaricus isolate fHopMal1 chromosome 16, fHopMal1.hap1, whole genome shotgun sequence, the genomic segment ccagtcttagtctctaggtgttcaggagtctgatagcatgtgggaagaagctgttacggagtctggatgtgagggctcgaatgcttcgatacctttttccagacggcagtaggttgaagagtgtgtgtgaagggtgtgtgtgatctcccacacacaccaattttttattaaattacaaGTTAAAATCAGGAATATAGAGTAAAACACTGAGATGAAGAATATTAAACAAAGCCTTtcctttattttaatatatttccatTTTCAGAGTATGAGGATTTGGTGACCGTTGACTGATAAGAGGCGCCTCTCCCACTTACCGCCATactgtatttatcagatctatCCTTTAAGACGCTCTCGTAATTAAACAGTGGAGCTTTGCCTGAGCGCTGGAGACTTGCTGATaaattttagtttaaaaatgaaGACGCCGCTCTGTTACTGCACTGTCTCCGTGTGGATTCAGCGACAGAGGACCATCATGAAGTTCTCAGCTCTACTCATTCTCCTGGTGCTGGCAGGTGAGCTGATCTTTATGTACAATAAGTTGTTTGAGATCTCCATTTTATTAGTATTAGACTTTTAGAGACCAAACAGCATGTTTGTAGTCCCTTATTTGTGAGCAGTTACTATTCTACATGtactattaaagggttaaaagcAAAGATTCTGATGTCTCTTCACATTTGGGGCGGGGGCTAGTTATAAAAGGTAAGGCAGTCTGTAATAATCTCATGACACACCACTGCTTCTACAGCACAATGACTGTCTAATTACGGACTCATAAGAGACTCATACAGACTcaaattacaaagttgttattAATCCATTCATTTTAGTCCAGCATCAGGGGCAACAGGCCCATCAAAGAAGCCCAGGCATCCCCATCTGCTTCCTCCAACTGGTCCTGGGGGTTTCCAGACAAGCTGGAAGATATAATCTCTCCCAGAGATACTCATCCACTTGGGGTTGTTTCTAACCCGATACCTGAAGAGAACATTTGTCCAAGAGGGAACTGTGCTATGTGCTGCTGTTATTTATCAAAATGCTTCAGGAGGAGCACTTTTCAGGGCTTTGTGTCAGTTACACCACAGACCTTGTTTTATTAAACTTTGGTCCTGATCCAGTTCAGCAGAGCAAATATCTGTCACTGGGTTTCTCTGTGAGCTtttgtttctcttctcttttagaTGCAACTCTGGGAGAACTTCAGAAAAGAGTCGCTGGAGGAGTGGACTGTGATAATAACGAAGGCCGCCACCATGTGGTCCTGACTGTGAAGAAAGATGGTAAACCAGATCGGCATAACTACCACTGTGGAGGGTCTCTGATCAGTGACCAGTGGGTTCTGACTGCTGCTCACTGTGACAACAAGTAAGTATTAAAGGCAGTATTAAGATTCCACTACATAACAGTCAGTGAAGAGCTGAATTCAGACTTTAGCTTCATTCCTAATCGAAGGtagaattaaaattaatttcatttgaAATTTACCAATCCATTAAAAATATACTTATGATTGTATGGTATTTACTAAATGTAATTAGATATTACTAACCTTTCatgtgaaaaatgtatatatgttttcttatttttgtcaTAATCACAAACGTGTTTTCAGACCTGCACAGGATTATTTCTTTTGTGGTCAAAGCAGGATTACGTCTCAATTTTACATTTAGTGTCAAATGAACACTTTGAACATCCTAATAGTTTGCTCTAAACACTGCATGTTAAAAACAGTGATTCAGACTCAACATTATGCAGCAATAATTCTTGTTTGTTTGATAGGAGTCTTGTAGCACTTTTAAATCGCCACCCTGATGACAGGAAAGAACTGGTTGGAGAGATTTCAGAGAAACACAAGTACAGCACGCCTGGCAAGGCAAACGAACCACACGACATCTTACTGCTGAAACTGACCAAACCTTTCTCTCACCTGACCAAAATCCCTCTGCCCCCTGTTATCTGTATTTCCCCCCCTGCGAGTATCTCGGTGCGCTTTTACGGCTGGGTTACAATAAGCAAAACTGCCCCTGGGGTGACAAAAGGTGAGTTAATTTGATACgcaaaataaacactttttaaatagAGTTTCATAACTAAACTCCTTAGTTTACATTCTGGGACACATTTTTAGAAAACCTGGCCAAGTCAAGCTCTGCTACTGTAGATATTTACACCAGTTCTGTGAGAATCATACAGAAGTCCCTGGAAGAATCTgctattataataaattatatctCATAGATctttattataagtgatcatataCATAAGGTGGTGAATAAATTGTCTCACCTGTAGCTGTATGGTGGCCAGCTTACTCATGTCTCAGAAGATACTGTACACTAATTGTTAAATCTGGTAATTCTCAGCACTTAACTCctcagaaaaataataataatgatgctcCTGAAGACTGCAGGGGAAAACAGATCTGTGCAAatctgatcaaatcaaatctggTATAACACACTAATTCTGAGCATTTTGTTCCAGTGACTTTTTTCCAGCTTCCTgccaggggaaaaaaacaaacaaaaaaaaaaaacaatgaacctGCCCCTGTTCAACAAATCTGGTATAATATGCCAAGCATTAGCCTTTATGTTGCCCTTCAGGTTAGCTAAAACAGggcggcacagcaggtagtgtcgcagtcacacagcgacgattcccgctccgggtgactgtctgtgaggagtgtggtgtgttctccctgtgtctgggtgggtttcctccgggtgctccggtttcctcccacagtccaaaaacacacgttggtaggtggattggtgactcaaaagtgtccgtaggtgtgagtgaatgtgtgagtgtgtgttgccctgtgaaggactggcactccctccagggtgtattcccgccttgcgcacaatgattccaggtaggctctacccactgcgaccctgaactggataagcggttacagataatgaatgaatgatagctAGACAGCTAGAAatatttttactcatttttaGTGTTAtaaaggcagaaaaaaatattttgtgctaCTCCTCATAACCAATTAAGCAATTTGATAATTCcatgtcatttttaattatacACTAATCACATTTGCCAGTGTTGTGTTAGCACCGCTTATGTGCCTGCTACCTCAGACCTCCCACAAAGTCATGCAAAAACTTTGGGACCTCTCAGATATCgttgcatttttttatttatttattttcagtcaaTTTTTTGGTAAGTACATTTATCTTAAGAAAAATGAGATTAATGTCTTGTGTTTTGTTGTCTATTAAGACATGATACTTTGATTTCTGCTAATAAATGTTCCTTCATATGGAAAAATTACTTTTATGATGTAGTGCACAAAGCCAACCAGAAGCTTAACAAATTAAGCCTGATTTAGAGATACACTGCTCGATAATTAAGCTGAAAGTTTCCTGATTCACTTTATATTAGTCTTCTATTAAATGCATTATAAATTGTTCTGGACagctaaatatttttaaaatgttagctttattttaatgtggttaTAAATGGTAtaccacccaaaaaaaaactaatacatttaaaaaagccAACCCAAGCTCAGTTTCGATGTGAATAACTTAATGTGGgcaaaattattaatataatgatTTTTCCACTTTATATTTTGGCTTCCTGCAtgcttttgtaaatatatatttttaagacaTTAATTTAAACAGAACTAACAAACTGCTTCTCCATAGGAAAGTCTTTTGGAACCAATACGTTGCTGTGTGGAAATCTAAAAGTAACAGATTGTGGAGACCTTTCTGTTAACAAGCATGAGCTAGACCCATATGTACGATCATGGTCTTACGGTCACATGCTCTGTGCAAAAGATCCTAAGAAAAAAGTTGACAGCTGTTCGGTGAGACTTCTCCATTAAAATCTAACATCACCATCATTCACCACCAAACAGTTTCACATTCATGCAGCGAGATGTACTTTTAGAGACTTCAATACTCTCTTAAAGGTTACTGCAGTTCTTTTTGCATGTTCAGCCTTCTCTGTTGTATAACGTGAAACAGTGAGGTAAACATGATGCCATATTTACAACACTGCTTCATGAGATTGAACAGTTTTTCCCCATTTCATACAGCGGGTGGTGtgctaataaaataataatacattaattaattatcattgtcCCAATATTCACATCTTTATTAATGTCTATTATCTCTCTGTatcgtccaaaaacacatacaggGTGATTCTGGAGGCAGTATGATCCACAATGGAGTTCTGTTTGGGATCGTTTCAGGAGGTTCTTCTCATATGTGTGCCCTAGCAGTACACTTTGTGGATGTCTGTCGCTACAGGGCTTGGATCCAAAGAATCACCAAGCTGTAACTAAATGTGGGAGTGTGAGAGAATTACAGCAGATCACTGTTAAAATACAGCAACTGAAATTGCTAATAAAAGTGTTCTCAGACATTTGCAAGAGaataaatctctctctttcatatcATACTGTTGCACCTGAGAGAAACTAAAGAACAGCAGGAACTGGTTCAGGCTCTTGATCCGCACACCATTAACGTTACTatgtaaaataagaaaataacagaCACACTGGTGTTAAAATCTTAAGGTTGTGCCAATCACAGAGGTTGGGATCCAATCACAAATAGTCTCAGGCCTCCAGGATCAACTTCTAAGATAAACTAAGCACAGTCCTTCTGAACTAGGAACCTACATATATGGCAGATCCCAAATGTTACTGCAGTTTCTATTTCCACaagaacattaaatatttcttgCCTAATATGTTGGACTCAGTAAATTCAGTGGGAATTACATCATAAAGACGTCTTCTTTCTTCCActcagagagaaataaaaaaaaaaacaagcaaacaaaacccacagaaacatttaaaatccCAAATCCTTTGCACATGATTGTGTTTATACACCTGATGTTGTTCGCTTAAGGCTGTTATCCAACAGGTTATGACCCTAAAATAGTTTTTGGAGGAAGCCTATCCTATACTCACTCTTTCAGGTGATATACAAAATTTATATCTAAGATGATAAGAGTTTAGCAGATGAATGTTCATCCATGCATTTGTGAATACATACATAGCAATATATattatctctgtgtttgtggatgtttagttactacatcatttgaacacagcagctctccttCACTGTGTGAAAATCTCCAATCTCCTGAACACTCCAAAATTTCtcagaataaaatctttttacattgattttcaTTGAAATTAAGATGTTCTGCCCTGCTCCTgtaaaagttactattttgtagatacatgtttttcattgtacAGCGATGATATCTAGTACAATATTGTGGTGTTCAGCCATTATGTAGTAGTGTCTAAAAACAGAGTGCACaactttcagtgcactcaaacaatcccacaatgcaccgcaAACGTAGTGTACAACCCAAGTGCACTAGCTGACATTAGTGGATAGTGAATGCCCAAAAAGCACTGCTCTTTTTGGTAAAAAACCCGCATGAGgtagtgtccaaaatcattcactaccctcctgtaTTCAGCTCCCTATAATAATGCACTGTATATTGAGAattatagggaatagtgaatagggagtcATTTCCCTATGACATGTTAATGCAGTGAAAACACAGATGAAGCTGTTTGCGATTGACTTTCCACATCAATTCAGCAAGAATCTTTATACAGATGACCAAACGCTAACAAAAAGAGAAGCAAATAACATATCAATGTAGTACACAGTTTCCTCATTCCAGACACAGCTGAACAGTCTCTCAGAGTCTTGCCGTATGTGGCTTAAACCGCCACATCTCACTCTCACTGATATTACTAAGGTCAGCGCTTGTTtcagtctgtttttcttttaaaatgatagTTTTCCAAGGGTTTTTGAGTAATGGCAGTGGTTCTGTGTAGAACATCAGAGAACCCTTATCACGTTTACAGGATCTTATGCATTGTGAAATATCTCCTCAGACCGACAGACTATACTGTTATATgtctaatttttttaaatgctccAAGTAGAACCAAAAGTGTTCTTCTGCTATAAAAATCATTACATCATAACAATAGCAGAATCAGCTTTTTTTAAGAATATAATAAACACAGCTGAGTATAGCGTAGTATTATGTGGTAACCCAATCAGGCAAACTGAACCACTAAATGTTCAGCTAAAAAGACTGCGTTTTAAGAGCAACTGATCTCAATGCAAGGTTTAAAGATGAGCAATACATTTGTATATTTGACCCTGCAGAATATGACTGCAAAGATACTTGATAATTAACCTTAGCCACAGATGCTCGGCCCATGAGTTGACAGACTTTGATACTTTGTGTGTTActctggcctcactgtcaggatccTGCCAGGTGCATTCTTATTGGCTCTGTGTACCTCAGCATATACGCATCTCTGTATATGATTTTGTGCTGGGTCTCTTACTGGTCCGACGTGAATCAAAGGCTGCCGCCTTCTACACATCAGGCCAAAATATtagactgtgattggtctgtgtgCCCGTTAAatttttttcctgcagtagtgtGTAATTCCTTAGAGCTCTACATGATAACTAACTGCACCTATACTTAACAATGATCACCAGTAACACAATGTGAACGCACTATGAACATAAAAAAATTTAGCCATGAAAAAAGGGTGGaatttttgtaaaaatgtataaatcaaATTTTTAGGAGATGATTGAAGCCATTTTCTGAACTCTGGGGTTAATTCATtgtcacgtcctgtgtttgttttcctaaccatgtgctcatttagcacatggctctgtttatttttcctgtcttcgccctagtcccgccttagctccaccctttcatcagagtctcctttgtagtcctgccctctcattattgtccccaggtgttccttatcagtgatctgtgtatatatagtccctttgtttcagtgttccctggtccgttcttgtgtgtgtaaatgtgtttctttgtctgttttcttaCACATTACCACCAGATCACAGTTATGTTCCTGTTCTAGTTACGTTCCCtgagttcttgtttgttttcatgcctccctgctcctgtttgttttctgtttgtagtGTTGCCTTAGTTTTGGTTTAATAAATATTCCTTGCGTGTACGTCCTCATCCTCCTTCAActgtgacattcattcagtgttgGATTGTTATTAAACAATAAAGCTTgcgaaaaagacaaaaatatggTTAGAAACCCACATCTTATCAGGAAATGTTCCATTATAAAAATGCCCTTACTCCAAAATCCATTTTCGGAGCCTTAACTTTATATAGTTTATAGATTGCACTAAGAAAAATGGAGACATGTCCAGaacattatattacattacaggAATACCCTTAAACCTTCAAGAAACTGCTGACTGAAGCTTGACTGCAAGCTTCATTAGGACATCAAACATAAGCTTAGAATTTCATAGGATCCAGCTACTTTTTGTAGTAGAAATGTGGACTGAAACCTTCAAATGGAATAAGTGTGAATCTAAGCGCAAACCTAAGAACATGGACTGTACAGATAGGGATGAGTTTAGCAATAAGGGGTTTTCCCCTGACACCAAGCACAGCAGAATTTCCTTTTGTTTGAAAGACAGCCTGAACTCAAGATGTCTATCTGGATTTACAAGGGATCAACATGACCATCTGGTATTTGTAAACGTTTCCAATAGAGTCTGGCTTATACTTAAGAAATAAGAGCTTCTTCCTAATCAGGgtcatgtgtgtttggactgtgggaggtaagcagatcacccagaggaaacccacacagacagagagaacacaccacactcctcacagacagtcacccggaggaaacccacgcagacacagggagaacacaccacactcctctagAGTTTTATTACAGCCCATTAACATGTGCATCAGTTAAGACCTTCTCATTCTTTAGAACTTTGCATGGCCGTTGGAGTGATAAAGTCAGCGGAGTTAACCCTTTTTCAATGCCACTGAAGCACTATAAACATGATACAAAAGTAAAAAACTGGGGAGattttattattgtgtgtgcatcagaaactacctctgtgtgtgaaactgtccacaggtgtcagtgactgggtgagtgcgcgaGACTGTCAGTGGAGTGAGTTGCagtttaaatgaatatatacatacacaaagTTAAGTTGTTCGGGGACATTTTTGACAAACAAGAACTGTTTAATTAATCATCATCATTAAccatgagtgtactgtttacacatcctgtttacatccagttaccgtttacagcacaaatacaccttaaattgcagtgtctctccccCTCAACAACCACCCCGTACTTATGGtcttgtattgtactgtatggatattgttttgtattttcttaaccatgtattttgcactttaatgtgtgtgcactgttatgtttgcactagctgcactttaatgttgtgtattgttttatgtagcaccttggtcctggaggaacgctatttcgtttcactgtgttctGTAAAcgctgtatactgctgaaatgacaataagcttcttgaacttgaacccCCATCTACTGTACATAATACTCTTGA encodes:
- the LOC136672014 gene encoding thrombin-like enzyme flavoxobin, coding for MKTPLCYCTVSVWIQRQRTIMKFSALLILLVLADATLGELQKRVAGGVDCDNNEGRHHVVLTVKKDGKPDRHNYHCGGSLISDQWVLTAAHCDNKSLVALLNRHPDDRKELVGEISEKHKYSTPGKANEPHDILLLKLTKPFSHLTKIPLPPVICISPPASISVRFYGWVTISKTAPGVTKDMIL